One Halococcus agarilyticus genomic region harbors:
- a CDS encoding NAD-dependent epimerase/dehydratase family protein: MDLSGKRLLVTGGAGLVGSHLAARLADGNEVVVADDLSKGSRERVPDGVEFVEADMTDPDDVTRVVTDDLDCVFHFAAYTDTNYANPRQLFEENGAMTYNVLERMHEVGVSNIAFTSSSTVYGEAPMPTPEDYAPLEPISIYGASKLADEGILSTYAHSHDFTVWLFRFANIVGPHQRGNVVPDFIEKLDDDPQRLEILGDGRQEKSYLHVTDCIEAIQHVVEHTDQAMNTYNLGTRTTTSVTRIADIVADEMGLDPEYAYTGGDRGWTGDVPRMRLSIEKLAALGWSPELSSDAAIRRGARELIAELT; this comes from the coding sequence ATGGATCTTTCGGGCAAACGGCTGCTCGTGACCGGCGGGGCGGGCCTCGTGGGCTCGCATCTCGCGGCACGGCTCGCCGACGGCAACGAGGTGGTCGTCGCGGACGATCTCTCGAAGGGCTCTCGTGAGCGCGTTCCCGACGGCGTCGAGTTCGTCGAGGCCGACATGACCGATCCCGACGACGTGACGCGGGTCGTCACCGACGACCTCGACTGTGTGTTCCACTTCGCGGCGTACACCGACACGAACTACGCGAACCCTCGCCAGCTGTTCGAGGAGAACGGCGCGATGACCTACAACGTCCTCGAACGGATGCACGAGGTCGGCGTCTCGAACATCGCGTTCACCTCCTCCTCGACGGTCTACGGCGAAGCACCGATGCCGACCCCGGAGGACTACGCCCCGCTCGAACCGATCTCCATCTACGGCGCGAGCAAGCTCGCCGACGAGGGCATCCTCTCGACGTACGCCCACTCCCACGACTTCACGGTCTGGCTGTTCCGCTTCGCGAACATCGTCGGCCCGCACCAGCGCGGGAACGTCGTGCCCGATTTCATCGAGAAGCTCGACGACGATCCCCAGAGGTTGGAGATCCTCGGCGACGGCCGCCAGGAGAAGTCCTATCTCCACGTCACGGACTGCATCGAGGCCATCCAGCACGTCGTGGAGCACACCGACCAGGCGATGAACACCTACAACCTGGGAACGCGGACCACGACCTCGGTGACGCGGATCGCGGACATCGTGGCCGACGAGATGGGGCTCGATCCCGAGTACGCCTACACCGGCGGCGACCGCGGCTGGACCGGCGACGTTCCGCGGATGCGGCTCTCGATCGAGAAACTCGCCGCGCTCGGGTGGAGTCCCGAACTGTCGAGCGACGCAGCGATCCGGCGCGGCGCGCGCGAGCTCATCGCGGAACTGACCTGA
- a CDS encoding twin-arginine translocation signal domain-containing protein has protein sequence MRKDVKANDLNRRSLLKKVGTTAGVGVLGANGVGLVSGAPSPEAWEQKGSDIEVTNATPLDQSQENQRLTSSVMSSKPVQKLAGLLQQRKDLQWSL, from the coding sequence ATGAGGAAAGATGTGAAAGCTAACGATCTGAATCGTCGAAGCTTGCTGAAAAAAGTGGGAACTACTGCCGGTGTCGGTGTACTGGGAGCTAATGGCGTTGGTCTGGTTAGCGGAGCTCCGTCGCCTGAAGCTTGGGAGCAAAAAGGGAGTGACATCGAAGTAACTAATGCAACTCCCTTAGATCAATCGCAAGAGAATCAACGACTCACCAGCTCGGTGATGTCGTCGAAACCCGTGCAAAAATTAGCAGGACTCCTTCAACAAAGAAAGGACCTCCAGTGGTCGTTAG